From a region of the Methanolinea sp. genome:
- a CDS encoding proline dehydrogenase family protein — protein MNSVIMNADRWSLPDLPAALSWCGERNRQRIACTLHALGESTRTPEMADTITALYRETIAAISGKSLAASVSVKLSSLGALFDPDLAIELTYELCSEARKNRVGFEIDMEGRDLVGTTIEAAALCARKNLPLTLALQAYLFRSPGDLRLLLALGVVPRFVKGAYLGDVEDMEEIRSRLFDLVREAARFEVAFQVGTHDPALLPEIMSLMESHRDRITFGFLMGLADKTKQEMAAAGWQVSEYVPFGKDTGPYVARRERYLRGLAGAGRTPVG, from the coding sequence ATGAACAGTGTTATAATGAACGCGGACCGCTGGTCGCTCCCGGATCTTCCGGCCGCCCTTTCCTGGTGCGGTGAACGGAACCGGCAGAGGATAGCCTGCACCCTCCACGCACTCGGAGAGTCTACCCGGACACCGGAAATGGCTGATACCATCACGGCACTATACCGGGAGACCATTGCTGCTATCTCTGGAAAAAGCCTCGCGGCATCGGTCTCAGTCAAGCTCTCATCCCTTGGAGCCCTCTTTGACCCGGACCTTGCCATCGAGCTGACCTACGAGCTCTGCAGCGAAGCCCGGAAGAACAGGGTTGGTTTCGAGATCGATATGGAAGGCCGGGATCTGGTGGGGACCACCATCGAGGCCGCAGCCCTCTGCGCGAGAAAGAACCTCCCGCTCACCCTGGCCCTTCAGGCCTACCTGTTCCGTTCACCGGGGGATCTCCGCCTGCTCCTGGCCCTTGGGGTTGTCCCACGGTTTGTCAAGGGCGCCTATCTCGGAGACGTGGAGGACATGGAAGAGATCCGGAGCCGCCTGTTTGACCTGGTGCGGGAGGCTGCCAGGTTCGAGGTGGCCTTCCAGGTCGGCACCCATGATCCGGCACTCCTGCCGGAGATTATGTCGCTGATGGAATCCCACCGCGACCGGATCACGTTCGGGTTCCTGATGGGACTGGCAGACAAGACCAAGCAGGAGATGGCAGCAGCCGGATGGCAGGTGTCGGAATACGTCCCGTTCGGCAAAGATACCGGCCCATACGTGGCCCGGCGGGAACGGTATCTCCGGGGCCTTGCAGGGGCAGGAAGAACCCCGGTGGGATAA
- a CDS encoding thermonuclease family protein produces the protein MHAKRWEMKSCMLPAMLLAALVTASLLSTGCTLHIGNDRLGGSGMNRFAPGTPYPCRVVHVTDGDTLRVAFPGGNEETVRIVGIDTPEVTPEGNEPSSFAGISDPWFLSAWGKEASSILRREVEGGVVTITTDRAAGERDRYGRLLAYVHTANRTDVGELLLSQGLARVYTKESFGRRAHYLDIQDRAMSNRIGVWSGMVPSPLQQSGIFIAAVHYDAAGDDRFNLNDEYITLGNEAGYPITLTGWQVRDSDGFCYILPETALLPGGRLVLHTGPGTDSGTEIFMGSPTPVLNNDGDTVTVHDAAGTEISRFAW, from the coding sequence ATGCACGCAAAACGATGGGAGATGAAATCCTGCATGCTCCCGGCAATGCTCCTGGCCGCCCTCGTTACCGCCTCCCTGCTCTCCACTGGATGCACCCTGCACATCGGTAACGACAGGCTAGGGGGTTCGGGCATGAACCGGTTCGCCCCCGGCACTCCGTATCCCTGCCGGGTTGTCCACGTGACCGACGGAGATACCCTACGCGTAGCGTTCCCGGGCGGGAACGAGGAGACAGTTCGGATTGTGGGAATCGATACTCCCGAGGTGACACCGGAAGGAAACGAACCATCATCGTTTGCAGGAATCTCCGATCCCTGGTTCCTCTCGGCCTGGGGCAAGGAAGCGTCATCCATCCTGCGCCGGGAAGTGGAGGGCGGGGTGGTGACGATCACCACTGACCGGGCGGCTGGCGAACGTGACCGCTATGGCCGGCTCCTCGCCTATGTCCATACCGCGAACAGGACCGATGTTGGAGAACTCCTCCTTTCCCAGGGACTGGCACGGGTGTACACCAAGGAATCCTTTGGCCGGCGAGCGCATTACCTCGATATACAGGACCGGGCCATGAGCAACCGGATCGGGGTATGGAGCGGTATGGTACCCAGCCCGTTACAGCAGTCCGGAATCTTCATCGCTGCTGTCCACTACGATGCTGCAGGAGATGACCGCTTCAACCTCAACGATGAGTACATCACCCTTGGAAACGAAGCTGGATACCCAATCACCCTCACCGGATGGCAGGTCCGGGACAGCGACGGATTTTGCTATATCCTCCCGGAAACCGCACTCCTCCCGGGTGGCAGGCTCGTCCTGCACACCGGGCCCGGCACGGATAGCGGCACCGAGATCTTCATGGGGTCACCGACCCCGGTGCTGAACAACGATGGTGATACCGTTACTGTCCATGATGCTGCTGGCACCGAGATTTCCCGGTTTGCATGGTAG
- a CDS encoding NADP-dependent malic enzyme → MQGDNSVDENEQTRLYQESLMLHEQHRGKIEIRAKVPIETRKDLSLAYTPGVAEVCRAIKKDRNMAWRYTLKSNTVAIVSDGSAVLGLGNIGGYAAIPVMEGKALLFKKFAGIDAFPICFESYHTDFVDEVRNIAPVFGGINLEDIAAPKCFEVEEALQDIGIPVMHDDQHGTAITVLAALLNACRASKKEFADLRIVVSGAGAAGYAITRLLKCIGYNQDVCTMVRDIIVCDTQGIIHRNRKGLYANKFKFILAGETNRSGRAGSLADAMEGADVFIGVSAPGIVTGEMIRRMNDHPIVFAMANPVPEVMPGIALDAGAFIVGTGRSDFPNQINNVLAFPGVFRGALDACAERITDEMKIAAAHALAGYVKKPSPEHIMPPVLDRHVVQAVSAAVREAAVVSGVARDIG, encoded by the coding sequence ATGCAGGGTGACAACAGCGTGGACGAGAACGAACAAACCCGGCTCTACCAGGAATCCCTCATGCTCCATGAACAGCACCGGGGAAAAATCGAGATACGGGCAAAGGTTCCTATCGAGACAAGAAAGGATCTCTCCCTTGCCTACACCCCGGGAGTGGCAGAAGTCTGCCGGGCTATCAAGAAGGATCGTAACATGGCCTGGCGATACACCCTGAAGTCGAACACCGTGGCAATCGTGAGCGACGGCTCGGCCGTGCTCGGCCTCGGAAACATCGGGGGATACGCGGCCATACCGGTGATGGAGGGGAAGGCGCTCCTCTTCAAAAAGTTTGCCGGAATCGACGCCTTTCCGATTTGTTTTGAAAGCTACCATACCGATTTCGTGGACGAGGTGAGAAATATTGCACCGGTCTTCGGCGGGATTAACCTCGAAGATATCGCAGCCCCCAAGTGCTTCGAGGTCGAAGAGGCCCTCCAGGATATTGGCATCCCGGTGATGCACGATGATCAGCACGGGACGGCCATCACCGTGCTTGCCGCGCTCCTGAACGCCTGCCGGGCCTCGAAAAAGGAGTTTGCCGACCTCCGGATCGTGGTCTCGGGAGCCGGAGCAGCGGGCTATGCCATCACCCGCCTGCTGAAGTGCATCGGCTACAATCAGGACGTCTGCACCATGGTCCGCGATATCATCGTCTGCGATACCCAGGGGATCATCCATCGCAACCGGAAAGGCCTGTACGCCAACAAGTTCAAGTTCATCCTTGCCGGTGAGACCAACCGCTCCGGCCGGGCCGGGAGCCTTGCCGATGCGATGGAAGGGGCCGATGTCTTCATCGGGGTATCGGCACCGGGAATCGTGACCGGCGAGATGATCCGGCGCATGAACGATCATCCCATCGTTTTTGCCATGGCAAACCCTGTTCCAGAGGTGATGCCGGGTATCGCCCTGGACGCCGGGGCCTTTATCGTCGGCACAGGGAGAAGCGATTTTCCAAACCAGATCAACAACGTCCTGGCTTTCCCTGGAGTCTTCCGCGGCGCGCTCGATGCCTGCGCCGAGCGGATAACTGATGAAATGAAAATCGCTGCGGCCCATGCTCTCGCCGGGTATGTGAAGAAACCCTCCCCGGAACACATCATGCCTCCGGTCCTTGACCGCCATGTCGTGCAGGCGGTTTCAGCGGCCGTCCGGGAAGCGGCAGTTGTATCGGGTGTAGCCCGGGATATCGGGTGA
- a CDS encoding type B DNA-directed DNA polymerase, producing the protein MIIDTRYYRDGVEIWEWSAGTTRRTTVPYAPSFYLHLPDPALHRELLESLEAEYGAEECTFRTIFGECDGYRIPAGREIAEAIERQTGYAAQLYNVDVRLDQRYLAGVGQVPCCCLGESRFSLDFPIPFRTMTVEVEGSSFRGEAFRALTVVHERHERLGGPWRTALADLAGLLASCDPDVVLFPRSDLWLPRLLSLAREEGVVLPFSRSGRYREMAQKSYWSYGRTEFRAGSLIPDGRILVDTIQSFQYRESGLPGIILGARLTGLPPNLTARFTSGTLISAYEVYEALRQGIAVPFRKSDPECVRKFDELKAADRGGMMFQPVPGLYERVYEIDFTSLYPSIIVACNLSPETLGFPERQGFLPEVLAPLLSLRKESKARKATDPAFAGTDALLKWMLVTCFGYTGYKNAKFGQIEVHEKITGHAREILVRTKEIAEDLGFSVLHGIVDCLFVQDGPAAVLKERVESETGLPTTVDAYDWIAFLPMPDGFGAYNRYYGRLSTGDLKVRGIAARRGDTPVFVRDVQERMLSTIRDAEDCKELAALSDRVGEQYREAVAGLSMAAPEDMAISRRISRLRYSHRCPEASAVAACTTAGIEIFPGMQVSYVVTDARTWAVELDWSATRFDVGYYRKLLDKAWLEVAFALDQAKKGLDSNSAWLPGDASTRRSVPTMQTGKSRCQQHHGQ; encoded by the coding sequence ATGATCATCGACACCCGGTACTACCGTGACGGGGTCGAGATCTGGGAGTGGTCGGCAGGGACGACCCGCCGGACCACGGTACCGTACGCCCCCTCGTTCTATCTCCACCTTCCCGATCCTGCCCTCCACCGGGAGCTCCTGGAATCTCTCGAGGCAGAGTACGGAGCAGAGGAGTGCACGTTCCGGACTATTTTCGGCGAGTGTGATGGCTACCGGATCCCGGCTGGCCGCGAAATCGCCGAGGCGATCGAGCGGCAGACCGGGTATGCCGCGCAGCTCTACAACGTAGACGTCCGGCTCGACCAGCGCTATCTCGCCGGGGTGGGGCAGGTCCCCTGCTGCTGCTTGGGAGAATCCCGGTTCTCTCTCGATTTCCCGATCCCGTTTCGCACCATGACCGTGGAGGTGGAGGGCAGTTCCTTCAGGGGAGAAGCGTTCCGTGCCCTCACGGTGGTCCACGAACGGCACGAGCGGCTCGGGGGCCCGTGGCGGACCGCGCTCGCCGACCTTGCAGGGCTGCTGGCATCCTGCGATCCTGACGTGGTGCTCTTCCCCCGCTCGGACCTCTGGCTGCCCCGGCTCCTCTCCTTGGCCCGGGAGGAAGGTGTGGTGCTCCCGTTCTCAAGGAGCGGGCGGTACCGGGAAATGGCTCAGAAGTCCTACTGGAGCTACGGCAGGACCGAGTTCCGGGCCGGATCGCTCATCCCGGACGGGAGGATCCTGGTCGATACCATCCAGAGCTTCCAGTACCGGGAGAGCGGGCTTCCCGGCATCATTCTCGGTGCCCGGCTCACCGGGCTTCCCCCGAACCTCACCGCCCGGTTCACCTCCGGGACCCTTATATCGGCCTACGAGGTTTACGAAGCCCTTAGGCAGGGTATCGCTGTTCCCTTTCGGAAGAGCGACCCCGAGTGCGTGCGTAAGTTCGACGAGTTGAAAGCTGCCGACCGGGGTGGGATGATGTTTCAGCCGGTTCCGGGCCTGTACGAGCGGGTGTACGAGATCGATTTCACCTCCCTCTACCCTTCCATAATCGTTGCCTGCAACCTCTCACCCGAGACCCTCGGTTTCCCGGAGCGGCAGGGGTTCCTGCCCGAAGTGCTTGCCCCGCTCCTCTCCCTCCGGAAAGAGAGCAAGGCCCGGAAGGCCACGGATCCGGCGTTTGCCGGGACCGATGCCCTCCTCAAGTGGATGCTCGTGACCTGCTTTGGGTACACAGGATACAAGAACGCCAAGTTCGGGCAGATTGAAGTGCACGAGAAGATCACGGGGCACGCCCGGGAGATCCTGGTCCGGACCAAGGAGATCGCTGAAGACCTGGGTTTTTCTGTCCTTCACGGGATCGTGGACTGCCTCTTTGTGCAGGACGGGCCGGCAGCGGTGCTCAAGGAGCGGGTCGAGTCGGAGACCGGACTTCCTACGACAGTGGATGCTTACGACTGGATCGCCTTTCTCCCCATGCCGGATGGTTTCGGTGCCTACAACCGCTATTACGGGCGACTCTCCACCGGGGATCTGAAGGTGCGGGGGATCGCTGCCCGCAGGGGAGACACTCCGGTCTTCGTGCGGGACGTGCAGGAGCGGATGCTTTCCACCATCAGGGATGCGGAGGATTGCAAGGAGCTGGCCGCACTGTCGGACAGGGTCGGCGAACAGTACCGGGAAGCGGTGGCCGGTCTCTCCATGGCAGCCCCTGAGGATATGGCTATCTCCCGCCGGATCAGCAGGCTCCGGTACTCCCACCGCTGCCCGGAGGCTTCAGCGGTCGCGGCCTGTACCACGGCCGGGATCGAGATATTCCCCGGGATGCAGGTGAGCTATGTGGTCACCGATGCACGGACCTGGGCGGTGGAACTCGACTGGTCCGCGACCCGCTTCGATGTAGGCTACTACCGGAAGCTCCTTGACAAGGCATGGCTCGAAGTGGCATTCGCTCTCGACCAGGCAAAAAAGGGGTTGGATTCAAACAGTGCCTGGCTGCCCGGTGATGCTTCTACTCGGAGATCCGTGCCTACCATGCAAACCGGGAAATCTCGGTGCCAGCAGCATCATGGACAGTAA